One window from the genome of Sus scrofa isolate TJ Tabasco breed Duroc unplaced genomic scaffold, Sscrofa11.1 Contig2062, whole genome shotgun sequence encodes:
- the IL1B2 gene encoding interleukin 1, beta (The RefSeq protein has 2 substitutions compared to this genomic sequence), with protein MATVPEPAKEVMANNGDNNNDLLFEADGPKEMKCRTQNLDLSPLGDGSIQLQISHQLCNESSRPMVSVIVAKEEPMNPSSQVVCDDDPKSIFSSVFEEEPIVLEKHANGFLCDATPVQSVDCKLQDKDEKALVLAGPHELKALHLLKGDLKREVVFCMSFVQGDDSDDKIPVTLGIKGKNLYLSCVMKDDTPTLQLEDVDPKSYPKRDMEKRFVFYKTEIKNRVEFESALYPNWYISTSQAEQKPVFLGNSKGRQDITDFTMEVLSP; from the exons TGACAACAATAATGACCTGTTATTTGAGGCTGATGGCCCCAAAGAGATGAAG TGCCGCACCCAAAACCTTGACCTCAGCCCTCTGGGAGATGGGAGCATCCAGCTGCAAATCTCCCACCAGCTCTGCAACGAGAGCTCCAGGCCGATGGTGTCTGTGATTGTGGCAAAGGAGAAGCCGATGAATCCCTCCTCCCAGGTCGTCTGCGATGATGACccaaagagcatcttttcatccgtCTTTGAAGAAG AGCCCATCGTCCTTGAAAAGCATGCCAATGGTTTTCTCTGTGATGCCACCCCTGTGCAGTCCGTGGACTGCAAACTCCAGGACAAAGATGAAAAAGCCCTGGTGCTGGCTGGCCCACATGAGCTGAAGGCTCTCCACCTCCTCACAGGGGACTTGAAGAGAGAAG tGGTGTTCTGCATGAGCTTTGTGCAAGGAGATGACAGCGATGACAAGATACCTGTGACCTTAGGGATCAAGGGAAAGAATCTGTACCTGTCTTGTGTGATGAAAGAtgacacacccaccctgcagctggag GATGTAGACCCCAAAAGTTACCCAAAGAGGGACATGGAGAAGCGATTCGTCTTCTACAAGACAGAAATCAAGAACAGAGTTGAATTCGAGTCTGCCCTGTACCCCAACTGGTACATCAGCACCTCTCAAGCAGAACAAAAGCCCGtcttcctgggaaactccaaaggCCGCCAAGATATAACTGACTTCACCATGGAAGTCCTCTCTCCCTAA
- the IL1B2 gene encoding interleukin 1, beta (The RefSeq protein has 2 substitutions compared to this genomic sequence) — MATVPEPAKEVMANNGDNNNDLLFEADGPKEMKCRTQNLDLSPLGDGSIQLQISHQLCNESSRPMVSVIVAKEKPMNPSSQVVCDDDPKSIFSSVFEEEPIVLEKHANGFLCDATPVQSVDCKLQDKDEKALVLAGPHELKALHLLKGDLKREVVFCMSFVQGDDSDDKIPVTLGIKGKNLYLSCVMKDDTPTLQLEDVDPKSYPKRDMEKRFVFYKTEIKNRVEFESSLYPNWYISTSQAEQKPVFLGNSKGRQDITDFTMEVLSP, encoded by the exons TGACAACAATAATGACCTGTTATTTGAGGCTGATGGCCCCAAAGAGATGAAG TGCCGCACCCAAAACCTTGACCTCAGCCCTCTGGGAGATGGGAGCATCCAGCTGCAAATCTCCCACCAGCTCTGCAACGAGAGCTCCAGGCCGATGGTGTCTGTGATTGTGGCAAAGGAGAAGCCGATGAATCCCTCCTCCCAGGTCGTCTGCGATGATGACccaaagagcatcttttcatccgtCTTTGAAGAAG AGCCCATCGTCCTTGAAAAGCATGCCAATGGTTTTCTCTGTGATGCCACCCCTGTGCAGTCCGTGGACTGCAAACTCCAGGACAAAGATGAAAAAGCCCTGGTGCTGGCTGGCCCACATGAGCTGAAGGCTCTCCACCTCCTCACAGGGGACTTGAAGAGAGAAG tGGTGTTCTGCATGAGCTTTGTGCAAGGAGATGACAGCGATGACAAGATACCTGTGACCTTAGGGATCAAGGGAAAGAATCTGTACCTGTCTTGTGTGATGAAAGAtgacacacccaccctgcagctggag GATGTAGACCCCAAAAGTTACCCAAAGAGGGACATGGAGAAGCGATTCGTCTTCTACAAGACAGAAATCAAGAACAGAGTTGAATTCGAGTCTGCCCTGTACCCCAACTGGTACATCAGCACCTCTCAAGCAGAACAAAAGCCCGtcttcctgggaaactccaaaggCCGCCAAGATATAACTGACTTCACCATGGAAGTCCTCTCTCCCTAA